From the genome of Etheostoma spectabile isolate EspeVRDwgs_2016 chromosome 10, UIUC_Espe_1.0, whole genome shotgun sequence, one region includes:
- the zic6 gene encoding zic family member 6, with the protein MTSLSRFSGCPLSCVNPGESNTEPSVVLPPLAGEHMGLPTGSSLKLCPSHNLRDYPETRSSAYVDHSFPNSSDSGYPSHRLEHSPKGIIIGANLSGAGMAPVTDQLASRANQHGGIGRYRDFPGYRDNRSHAFFSSYQEQAHASTDASRDFGSQMMLGLPGDLLGRTHPYGQTINPKGNSQQLVSQFLGLYKPLNMAIQRGGGDAFLRCSKQTVKLELVCRWSDGQEGAGKLSCSRAFGTMYELVTHVTVEHVGGPDHSEYVCHWENCVRDRKPFKAKYKLVNHVRVHTGEKPFPCPFHGCEKVFARSENLKIHKRTHTGEKPFKCEFEGCNRRFANSSDRKKHSHVHSSDKPYMCKVRGCDKCYTHPSSLRKHMKLHCNKAHVAKSDDARPGDGGHIAEARSSRVPDGAHISPPHPPISAQEVPLSPESRDDSTSRSRFHHTFDSSLDYSTHRSQPLLDPLLLQRGSYRSQSSQYPCGQTGHTFAQSSRTFPTTSPFQKSIVNGWYTCHSGVDSFPPKQCNNIPSL; encoded by the exons atgacaaGCCTTTCGAGGTTTAGTGGCTGCCCTCTCTCTTGCGTCAACCCCGGGGAGAGCAATACTGAACCCAGCGTGGTGCTGCCACCTTTGGCAGGGGAGCACATGGGACTCCCCACTGGCAGTTCCTTAAAACTCTGCCCCTCGCACAATTTGCGAGACTACCCCGAGACGAGGTCCAGTGCATATGTTGACCATTCGTTTCCCAATTCTTCAGACTCTGGATACCCCAGCCACCGCTTAGAGCACAGCCCTAAGGGCATTATCATTGGAGCCAATCTTTCTGGAGCCGGCATGGCACCCGTCACTGATCAACTGGCATCAAGAGCTAACCAACATGGCGGGATTGGAAGGTATCGTGACTTTCCTGGCTACAGAGACAACAGAAGCCATGCTTTTTTCTCAAGTTATCAGGAGCAGGCCCACGCCTCCACCGACGCATCTCGAGATTTTGGCAGCCAGATGATGCTGGGTTTACCTGGCGACCTCCTCGGCCGGACGCACCCTTATGGCCAAACTATCAACCCCAAGGGAAACAGCCAGCAACTTGTCTCCCAATTCCTGGGTCTGTACAAACCCCTCAACATGGCAATTCAGCGTGGAGGAGGCGACGCTTTCCTCAGGTGCTCTAAACAAACAGTGAAGCTTGAGCTGGTGTGCAGGTGGAGTGACGGCCAAGAGGGGGCTGGGAAGCTGTCTTGCTCCAGAGCCTTCGGGACCATGTATGAACTTGTCACCCATGTAACAGTGGAGCATGTCGGAGGACCAGATCACTCTGAATATGTGTGTCACTGGGAGAATTGTGTGAGGGACAGGAAGCCTTTCAAAGCCAAATACAAGCTGGTGAACCACGTCAGAGTCCACACAGGGGAAAAGCCCTTTCCCTGCCCCTTTCACGGCTGTGAAAAAGTTTTTGCAAGATCAGAAAACCTAAAGATCCACAAGAGGACTCACACAG gtgaaaaaccttttaaatgtgAGTTCGAGGGCTGCAACCGGAGGTTTGCGAACAGCAGCGACAGAAAGAAGCATTCTCACGTGCACTCCAGTGACAAACCCTACATGTGCAAGGTCAGGGGCTGCGACAAGTGTTACACCCACCCAAGCTCCCTGCGCAAGCATATGAAGCTCCACTGCAACAAGGCCCACGTCGCCAAAAGCGATGACGCGCGTCCCGGGGACGGGGGTCACATTGCGGAGGCCAGGTCATCCCGAGTCCCCGATGGAGCCCATATCAGCCCTCCTCACCCCCCCATCTCAGCTCAAGAAGTACCCCTGTCCCCAGAGAGTCGAGATGATTCGACCTCGAGGTCACGTTTCCATCACACGTTTGACAGCAGTTTGGACTACTCCACACACAGGTCACAGCCCCTCTTGGATCCTTTGTTGCTACAAAGAGGCAGCTACAGGTCCCAGTCCTCTCAGTACCCCTGCGGCCAGACAGGTCACACTTTTGCCCAGAGCTCAAGGACTTTCCCCACCACTTCTCCCTTTCAGAAAAGTATTGTCAACGGATGGTACACATGCCACAGCGGCGTGGACTCCTTCCCACCAAAGCAATGTAACAACATCCCGTCTCTGTGA